The Corvus moneduloides isolate bCorMon1 chromosome 5, bCorMon1.pri, whole genome shotgun sequence genome includes a region encoding these proteins:
- the HAND2 gene encoding heart- and neural crest derivatives-expressed protein 2, which produces MSLVGGFPHHPVVHHEGYPFAAAAAAAAAAATRCGHEENPYFHGWLISSHPEMSPPDYSMALSYSPEYANGAPGMDHSHYGGVPPGNGPPGLGGPRPVKRRGTANRKERRRTQSINSAFAELRECIPNVPADTKLSKIKTLRLATSYIAYLMDLLAKDDQNGEAEAFKAEIKKTDVKEEKRKKELNEILKSTVSSNDKKTKGRTGWPQHVWALELKQ; this is translated from the exons ATGAGTCTAGTGGGCGGCTTCCCCCACCACCCGGTGGTGCACCATGAGGGCTACCCTttcgctgccgccgccgctgccgctgccgccgccgccacccGCTGTGGCCACGAGGAGAACCCCTACTTCCACGGCTGGCTCATCAGCAGCCACCCGGAGATGTCCCCCCCCGACTACAGCATGGCTCTGTCCTACAGCCCTGAGTACGCCAACGGGGCGCCGGGCATGGACCACTCCCATTACGGGGGGGTGCCTCCCGGGAACGGCCCGCCCGGGCTCGGGGGGCCCCGGCCGGTGAAACGCAGGGGCACGGCGAACCGCAAGGAGCGGCGCAGGACTCAGAGCATCAACAGCGCCTTCGCGGAGCTGAGGGAGTGCATCCCCAACGTGCCCGCCGACACCAAGCTCTCCAAGATCAAAACCCTCCGTCTGGCCACCAGCTACATCGCCTACCTCATGGACCTGCTGGCGAAGGACGACCAGAACGGGGAGGCGGAGGCTTTCAAGGCTGAGATCAAGAAGACAGACgtgaaggaagagaagaggaagaaagagctG AACGAAATCTTGAAAAGCACAGTTAGCAGCAACGATAAGAAAACCAAAGGGAGGACTGGCTGGCCGCAGCATGTCTGGGCTTTGGAGCTCAAGCAGTGA